In the Ilumatobacteraceae bacterium genome, one interval contains:
- a CDS encoding SpoIIE family protein phosphatase, which produces MTDGEIEGPDPGIGLRNVVDALTQAVIVTDADGHILLWSRSAEALYGWSEPEVRGRSVLDVLVPLGEMSANREDLQVVAAGRSMAGDRRVASRDGRVLRVRTHTTPVVDDAGTTLFLVGTSEDVGELRDREQQARDLSEHFASALEAGGLGTWRWTIATGRTVWDERLEALFGLSSGEFDGTFDMYVALLHPDDREETLAVVSQAIEDKSSYRVEHKVAWPDGSVHWLAGAGTVTLDEHGEVTGTVGCSMDVTERVEQELERRRLADLAVVSAANERLQRERLEFLSVVNDALNRSRSVETLMQNVTRVAVPRLGDWCALHVLPTDGSSIPDTEVGHVDPDMITHASELQAQFPYDPEAPTGVPAVIRTGVTEFYSDLSPELLSTMELEERALDVVEELDLRSFIAVALKKRDRILGAIQFVSTGTSRRYDDDDVALAEAIAARIASSIENLRLHAEHRRIARTLQRSLLPERLPDVPGIDIAVRYWAAGDATEVGGDFYDVFTLDQPGQFAIVLGDVCGTGPEAAALTGLARHTVRDSAWHDDPPGAVLRALNRAVRRSGTNTFLTCVYATLEPGTKTMSVTCAGHPLPVHVSARGAEAVGRPGTLIGVRDEVAVHEVAVMLDEGDVVVLHTDGATDLPPPHGLDEPAWRTLVHDAVRSGGTADDIAEHIQHALAEILPFESRHDDIALLVLKTA; this is translated from the coding sequence GTGACCGACGGCGAGATCGAGGGTCCCGATCCTGGCATCGGACTCCGCAACGTCGTCGACGCGTTGACGCAGGCCGTCATCGTCACGGACGCCGACGGCCACATCCTGCTGTGGAGCCGGTCGGCCGAAGCGCTGTACGGGTGGTCCGAACCCGAGGTGCGGGGACGCTCCGTGCTCGACGTGCTGGTCCCGCTGGGCGAGATGTCCGCCAATCGCGAGGATCTCCAGGTCGTGGCTGCGGGCCGTTCAATGGCCGGAGATCGTCGCGTCGCGAGCCGTGACGGTCGGGTGTTGCGCGTCCGGACCCACACGACCCCCGTGGTCGACGACGCCGGAACCACGCTGTTCCTGGTCGGGACGTCCGAGGACGTCGGCGAGCTGCGCGATCGCGAGCAACAGGCGCGTGACCTCTCGGAACACTTCGCTTCGGCGCTGGAGGCCGGCGGCCTCGGAACCTGGCGATGGACGATCGCAACCGGCCGAACCGTGTGGGACGAACGCCTCGAAGCGCTGTTCGGGCTGTCCTCTGGCGAGTTCGACGGAACCTTCGACATGTATGTCGCTCTCCTCCATCCCGACGATCGTGAGGAGACACTCGCCGTCGTCTCGCAGGCGATCGAGGACAAGTCGTCGTACCGCGTCGAACACAAGGTGGCCTGGCCGGACGGCAGCGTTCATTGGCTCGCGGGCGCAGGAACCGTGACCCTCGACGAGCACGGAGAGGTGACGGGCACCGTCGGATGCTCGATGGATGTGACCGAGCGAGTCGAACAGGAGCTCGAGCGGCGGCGGCTCGCCGACCTCGCGGTGGTCTCGGCGGCGAACGAGCGGCTGCAGCGGGAGCGTCTCGAGTTCCTCAGTGTCGTGAACGACGCGTTGAACAGGTCGCGGTCCGTCGAGACCCTGATGCAGAATGTCACGAGGGTGGCGGTCCCCCGGCTCGGGGACTGGTGTGCGCTCCACGTCCTTCCGACCGACGGATCGTCGATCCCCGACACCGAGGTCGGACACGTCGACCCGGACATGATCACCCATGCGAGCGAGTTGCAGGCGCAGTTCCCGTATGACCCGGAGGCCCCGACCGGGGTGCCGGCGGTGATTCGCACCGGCGTCACGGAGTTCTATTCCGATCTCTCTCCCGAGCTGCTGTCGACGATGGAGCTCGAGGAAAGGGCGCTCGACGTGGTCGAGGAACTCGATCTGCGCTCCTTCATCGCCGTCGCACTCAAGAAGCGCGACCGGATCCTCGGAGCCATCCAGTTCGTCTCCACGGGAACCTCGCGGCGCTACGACGACGACGACGTGGCGCTCGCCGAGGCCATCGCAGCTCGGATCGCGTCGAGCATCGAAAACCTCCGGCTGCACGCAGAGCACCGGAGAATCGCTCGCACACTCCAACGCAGCCTGCTGCCCGAACGCCTTCCCGACGTGCCCGGTATCGACATCGCCGTTCGCTACTGGGCGGCGGGCGACGCGACCGAAGTCGGAGGCGACTTCTACGACGTGTTCACCCTGGACCAGCCCGGGCAGTTCGCGATCGTGCTCGGCGACGTCTGCGGGACCGGACCAGAAGCGGCCGCGCTCACCGGCCTGGCGCGCCACACCGTCCGCGACAGCGCGTGGCACGACGATCCGCCAGGAGCCGTGCTCCGTGCGTTGAACCGGGCCGTGCGTCGGTCGGGCACGAACACCTTCCTCACCTGCGTCTACGCCACCCTCGAACCCGGCACGAAGACGATGTCGGTGACGTGCGCCGGTCACCCACTCCCGGTCCACGTGAGCGCCCGGGGCGCCGAGGCCGTGGGTCGACCGGGGACCTTGATCGGCGTGCGCGACGAGGTCGCCGTCCACGAGGTCGCCGTGATGTTGGACGAGGGCGACGTCGTCGTGCTCCACACCGACGGCGCGACCGACCTCCCTCCGCCGCATGGTCTCGACGAGCCGGCGTGGCGCACGCTCGTACACGACGCCGTGCGATCGGGCGGCACGGCCGACGACATCGCCGAACACATCCAGCACGCACTGGCCGAGATCCTCCCGTTCGAGTCACGGCACGACGACATCGCGCTGCTCGTGCTCAAGACCGCCTGA
- a CDS encoding class I SAM-dependent methyltransferase has product MTSFDAAWASVSEVDGWMTEGQARALYDAARACTPGGTIVEIGSFHGRSTIVLASACPPDAMVIAIDPHAGNDRGPQEIDGFEAEADDDHQHFNRNLARAGVADRVTHLRQFSDDALAEIDGEIDVLYVDGAHRYGPARADIATYGARVSDGGTMLIHDSFSSIGVTLAILRELVASRRWTYVSRSRSLTTYRATGHVKRPVNAAQQLAQLPWFAKNVGLKVVLTLGLGKLLRRLGRAAPDWPY; this is encoded by the coding sequence GTGACGTCGTTCGACGCGGCGTGGGCGTCGGTTTCCGAGGTCGATGGTTGGATGACCGAGGGTCAGGCACGTGCCCTGTACGACGCCGCCCGGGCCTGTACTCCGGGTGGCACGATCGTCGAGATCGGGAGCTTCCACGGCCGGTCGACGATCGTGCTCGCATCGGCGTGTCCGCCCGACGCCATGGTCATCGCGATCGACCCGCACGCCGGCAACGATCGCGGCCCACAGGAGATCGACGGGTTCGAAGCCGAGGCCGACGACGACCACCAGCACTTCAACCGGAATCTCGCCCGAGCCGGTGTCGCCGATCGTGTCACGCACCTGCGGCAGTTCAGCGACGACGCGCTCGCCGAGATCGACGGGGAGATCGACGTCCTCTACGTCGACGGCGCCCATCGGTACGGCCCGGCCCGAGCCGACATCGCGACGTACGGCGCGCGAGTGTCCGACGGCGGCACGATGCTGATCCACGACAGCTTCAGCAGCATCGGCGTGACCCTGGCGATCCTCCGTGAGTTGGTGGCGAGTCGCCGCTGGACCTACGTGTCACGTTCCCGTTCGCTGACCACCTACCGAGCGACCGGCCACGTGAAGCGGCCGGTCAACGCCGCCCAACAACTCGCCCAGCTCCCGTGGTTCGCCAAGAACGTCGGCCTGAAGGTCGTCCTCACGCTCGGCCTCGGCAAACTCCTCCGCCGCCTCGGGCGAGCAGCACCCGACTGGCCCTACTGA
- a CDS encoding decaprenyl-phosphate phosphoribosyltransferase — MHPIIRTARPKQWLKNVLVFAAPGAAGVLDQPGQFGVTVLAFVSFCLAASGTYFWNDVLDVEADRVHPTKSTRPIAAGEVSLTTGRILGTLLPLVALGLAALTGEWRAVAVVAIYMLITLTYSAIWKHIAVVDLVAIASGFVLRAAMGAVAVDVPMSSWFVLVTTFGSLFIVSGKRFAEQRELGADAGGVRSTLGEYSEGYLRFVLAVSCGGALVSYCVWAFETKSLSGSELPYYELSVVPMLTAFLRYALVLEQGQGAAPEEVFGRDRVLQILGLIWVVVYGLAVYT, encoded by the coding sequence ATGCACCCGATCATCCGGACCGCACGCCCGAAACAGTGGCTGAAGAACGTTCTCGTCTTCGCCGCGCCCGGTGCCGCCGGCGTTCTCGATCAGCCGGGCCAATTCGGCGTCACGGTGCTGGCGTTCGTGTCGTTCTGCCTGGCGGCGAGTGGCACCTATTTCTGGAACGACGTGCTCGACGTCGAAGCCGATCGGGTCCATCCGACCAAGTCGACGCGACCGATCGCTGCGGGCGAGGTGAGCCTCACGACGGGGCGGATCCTGGGGACGCTGCTGCCGCTCGTCGCGCTCGGCCTCGCCGCCCTGACGGGGGAGTGGCGGGCGGTCGCAGTGGTCGCGATCTACATGCTGATCACGCTCACCTACAGCGCGATCTGGAAGCACATCGCCGTGGTCGACCTCGTCGCGATCGCCTCGGGGTTCGTGCTGCGCGCCGCGATGGGTGCGGTCGCCGTCGACGTGCCGATGTCGAGCTGGTTCGTGCTCGTCACCACCTTCGGCTCGCTCTTCATCGTGAGCGGCAAACGATTCGCCGAGCAGCGTGAGCTGGGCGCCGACGCCGGCGGGGTGCGCTCGACCCTCGGTGAGTACAGCGAGGGCTACCTCCGTTTCGTGCTCGCCGTGTCGTGCGGTGGTGCGCTCGTCAGCTATTGCGTCTGGGCGTTCGAGACGAAGTCGCTGTCGGGTTCGGAGTTGCCGTACTACGAGTTGTCGGTCGTGCCGATGCTGACGGCGTTCCTGCGCTACGCCCTCGTGCTCGAGCAGGGGCAAGGAGCGGCACCGGAAGAAGTGTTCGGGCGCGACCGGGTGTTGCAGATCCTCGGCCTGATCTGGGTCGTGGTGTACGGGCTCGCGGTGTACACGTGA
- a CDS encoding HAD-IB family hydrolase encodes MSVTTVAAFDFDETLTKRDTVVPFLRRFTTSRRFAVSLLPHTLRLLPIATRRDRDRLRALATDIVFRDRPIEGVDAEAASWGVTIAETLMRADTVARLQWHLAQDHRVVIVTASYEQYVRVVADVLGGVEVAGTRLEVVDGRCTGRLDGPNCRGPEKVRRLDEWLAGHGWCRDEVTLYAYGDSTGDRELLAAADHPHWVTAPLASVAP; translated from the coding sequence GTGAGCGTCACCACCGTCGCGGCGTTCGACTTCGACGAGACCCTGACCAAGCGTGACACGGTCGTGCCCTTCCTCCGGCGGTTCACGACGAGCCGCCGGTTCGCGGTGTCGCTCCTGCCCCACACGCTCCGGTTGCTGCCGATCGCCACCCGCCGTGACCGCGACCGGTTGCGTGCGCTGGCCACCGACATCGTGTTCCGAGACCGCCCCATCGAGGGCGTCGATGCCGAGGCAGCGTCGTGGGGCGTCACGATCGCCGAGACGCTGATGCGGGCCGACACGGTCGCACGGCTGCAGTGGCACCTCGCGCAGGATCACCGGGTGGTGATCGTCACGGCGAGCTACGAGCAGTACGTCAGAGTGGTCGCCGACGTGCTCGGCGGGGTCGAGGTGGCTGGCACGCGACTCGAAGTCGTCGATGGACGCTGCACCGGGCGGCTCGACGGCCCGAACTGTCGCGGACCCGAGAAGGTGCGCCGGCTCGACGAGTGGCTCGCCGGGCATGGCTGGTGCCGAGACGAGGTCACGCTGTACGCGTACGGCGATTCGACCGGCGACCGCGAGTTGCTCGCCGCCGCGGACCATCCGCACTGGGTCACGGCACCGCTGGCTAGCGTTGCGCCCTGA